A genomic region of Porticoccaceae bacterium LTM1 contains the following coding sequences:
- a CDS encoding ABC transporter permease, producing MYSNYSLLIWRNLLRQPVASAINILTLAIGLTAATVAIIILYYHLGFEQQYPNADNIYQIRQKAILANGEIYDNSMINYRYHQQIQQNYPELNSTLYNYSIFREPSEPNSKIQLNDFDVTEESFLKADQSFWRFFEIPFIAGDADTALSQPYTLVITASSAKRLFGDREALGQVIQLHKWPMKIVGVIPDFPEQTVLNPNLLSSEIHFSGLIISASSKEIPFGFYKKSTENWSDSEHVHSYIALPPEGNTKALEQEFTSLILGNLPKGSTPFAKTELKLAPLKGLHLRESIQSKTGLNINSWKFLIIMLSMAAAILLVACLNSTVISTVLYQRRAIEVGIRKISGATPTSIARQFFSESICITVLAATVAAVLIAFSLPWINQATNSDLGKVTFLTPTFVSALMALIIFVSLATSWYPAYRLGTTPPLLAIEKQAHSKKNSRIITALTILQFIFSIALFSTLTVMSFQLKHISQLDIGANFENIIHFQHDQFNIFSEKTAITRKQLLQHPDILSARSIDHFYGHPLLQSKIEFFNNNLPPETKNLTMWPTNPDGFLEHHQINLLSGEKFSRASPITSQDEYVKFMQENKENLEALLTLQGLQKIGVADPKQAIGAKITSPNAQSFRIVGVINAFPKVTTENDHLGADIIPAFRYPHSYNSIRFKEGTKESVKQYIKSIIEDQSESTDEVVFMDSKPFGLQQLEKNISQPISHLASLGIGALVISVLGLYAISLLNAQRRFHEIGIRKVLGASKKRLSGLMVFDSCKPLLVSLIIGLPVGYLISKQFLQAFIEQPPIALIVFALVPAVVVLIAVLVTLSHSLSAAKCDPAKVLRSQ from the coding sequence ATGTACTCCAACTACAGCCTTCTTATTTGGAGAAACCTGCTCAGACAACCTGTAGCGTCTGCCATAAATATCCTGACTCTGGCCATTGGCCTTACAGCCGCTACGGTAGCGATTATTATTCTGTACTACCACTTAGGCTTTGAGCAGCAATACCCAAATGCCGACAACATCTACCAAATACGCCAAAAAGCAATCCTCGCTAACGGAGAAATCTATGATAATTCAATGATTAATTACAGATATCATCAGCAGATTCAACAAAACTACCCTGAACTCAACTCCACTCTTTATAACTACAGCATTTTCAGGGAACCAAGTGAGCCAAACTCAAAAATCCAGCTGAACGACTTTGATGTCACAGAAGAGTCTTTTCTAAAAGCCGATCAAAGTTTCTGGAGATTTTTTGAGATACCCTTTATAGCGGGAGATGCCGATACTGCACTGTCACAACCCTATACCCTGGTTATAACCGCATCATCGGCCAAGCGACTGTTTGGTGACCGGGAAGCACTTGGACAAGTGATACAACTTCATAAGTGGCCAATGAAAATTGTTGGCGTTATCCCCGACTTTCCAGAACAAACGGTATTAAACCCCAACCTGCTTTCTTCTGAAATCCATTTTAGCGGCCTGATTATTTCCGCCTCATCAAAAGAAATTCCTTTTGGATTCTACAAAAAATCCACAGAAAACTGGAGTGACTCTGAGCATGTCCATTCATATATTGCGCTTCCACCTGAGGGTAACACCAAAGCTCTCGAGCAGGAATTCACATCCCTTATCCTTGGCAACCTCCCCAAAGGCTCAACTCCATTCGCAAAAACAGAACTCAAATTAGCTCCACTGAAAGGACTCCACCTTAGAGAAAGCATTCAGTCAAAGACAGGGTTAAACATTAACAGCTGGAAATTTCTCATAATCATGTTATCAATGGCTGCTGCAATACTGTTAGTTGCCTGCCTCAACTCAACCGTAATAAGCACAGTCCTTTACCAACGCAGAGCTATCGAAGTCGGCATTCGAAAAATATCAGGCGCAACTCCCACATCCATTGCCCGCCAATTCTTTTCGGAATCAATCTGCATTACTGTGTTGGCAGCTACCGTTGCAGCAGTCCTGATAGCTTTCTCCCTTCCATGGATCAATCAGGCAACAAATTCTGATCTTGGGAAAGTAACATTTTTAACCCCAACCTTTGTTAGCGCCCTAATGGCCCTCATTATATTCGTCAGCTTAGCAACATCCTGGTACCCAGCATATCGACTGGGAACAACACCTCCCCTCTTAGCGATTGAAAAGCAAGCCCACTCCAAAAAGAATAGCCGAATCATCACAGCCTTGACCATTTTACAATTTATATTTTCAATTGCTTTATTTTCCACACTGACTGTCATGAGCTTTCAACTGAAGCACATATCTCAACTGGATATCGGCGCCAATTTTGAAAACATAATTCATTTTCAACATGATCAATTCAATATTTTTTCCGAGAAAACAGCTATCACTCGAAAACAGCTTCTACAACACCCTGACATACTCTCAGCCAGGAGTATTGACCATTTTTATGGGCACCCTCTCCTTCAATCAAAAATAGAATTCTTTAACAACAACCTACCACCTGAGACCAAAAACCTCACCATGTGGCCAACCAACCCTGATGGATTTTTGGAACACCACCAAATTAACCTTCTGTCAGGGGAAAAATTCTCGAGGGCATCGCCAATCACATCACAAGATGAATACGTGAAATTTATGCAGGAAAACAAAGAGAATCTCGAGGCATTACTGACTTTACAAGGCCTCCAGAAGATAGGAGTAGCAGATCCAAAACAGGCTATCGGAGCAAAAATAACAAGCCCGAACGCTCAATCATTTCGCATTGTCGGTGTAATTAATGCCTTCCCAAAGGTCACCACTGAAAACGACCACTTGGGCGCAGATATAATCCCAGCCTTCCGATACCCTCACAGCTACAACTCAATTCGCTTCAAGGAAGGAACAAAGGAATCCGTTAAGCAATACATAAAATCCATAATTGAAGATCAGTCGGAAAGCACTGATGAGGTGGTTTTTATGGACTCCAAGCCATTTGGGCTCCAGCAACTTGAAAAAAACATATCCCAACCCATCTCCCACCTTGCCTCCCTGGGTATCGGTGCACTTGTTATTTCTGTCCTAGGCCTCTATGCCATCAGCCTCCTGAACGCCCAGCGTCGTTTTCACGAAATTGGCATTCGAAAAGTGCTTGGTGCTTCCAAAAAAAGACTGAGCGGCCTCATGGTGTTTGATAGCTGCAAACCACTACTGGTTTCCCTAATTATAGGGCTTCCGGTCGGCTATTTGATCAGCAAACAATTTTTGCAAGCCTTCATAGAACAACCCCCAATCGCCTTAATTGTTTTTGCATTAGTGCCAGCGGTCGTAGTATTAATCGCTGTACTGGTCACCCTTAGCCATTCACTCTCAGCGGCAAAATGCGATCCTGCAAAAGTGTTACGAAGCCAATGA
- a CDS encoding Lrp/AsnC family transcriptional regulator codes for MDKFDKAILETLQKDATLSVAEIADRISLSKTACWRRIQKLESEGVVKSRVALLDQDKLNLTLSVFISIRTNRHNEEWFKEFRRVVTSIPEVLEVYRMSGELDYLVRAVVTDMSGFDKLYQELIKADLFDVSSSFVMETIKHTTELPLDHL; via the coding sequence ATGGATAAATTCGACAAAGCAATCCTCGAAACACTTCAAAAAGATGCAACCCTGTCTGTTGCAGAAATTGCTGACCGTATCTCACTCTCCAAAACCGCTTGCTGGAGACGTATTCAAAAGCTGGAATCGGAGGGGGTAGTCAAGTCCCGAGTTGCCCTTTTGGACCAGGACAAACTGAACCTCACTCTCTCGGTGTTTATATCTATCCGCACCAACCGGCATAACGAAGAGTGGTTCAAAGAGTTCCGTCGCGTAGTCACCAGTATCCCGGAAGTACTTGAGGTATATCGCATGAGCGGCGAGCTTGACTACCTGGTGCGCGCTGTAGTAACCGACATGTCCGGTTTTGACAAACTCTATCAGGAGCTGATCAAGGCTGACCTGTTTGATGTCAGCTCCAGCTTTGTGATGGAAACCATCAAGCACACCACAGAACTGCCTCTGGATCACCTGTAA
- a CDS encoding aminotransferase class V-fold PLP-dependent enzyme → MQRLIDYINQAVIGERQQIETSFGVKPLVYADYTASGRSLDFIENFIQQRVMPYYANTHTETSYTGMQTTLLREQARDIIKKSLNCGEDDLVIFCGPGATAAVNKMIDVLNMRLPANLNDEYGFLDQIPAEKRPVVFIGPYEHHSNELPWRESIADVVTIPLKHSGAMDLEKLEEELVRYKDRPLKIGSFSAASNVTGLKTDVDTIAKLLHNHGAISFWDYAAASPYVGIDMNGDEGAYKDAVFISPHKFVGGPGTPGVLVVKKQLLTNRVPAIVGGGTVKYVTPEDHLYADHLERREEGGTPAVIESIRTGLVFQLQAAVGTKEIEHREHDFVTRAIARWRNNPNIEILGCPDAERLSIISLQLKHKGKYLHYGFVVALLNDLFGVQSRGGCSCAGPYGHELLGMDMEYSKALEAEMTNGLMVMRPGWVRMNFNYFIDEETFEYILRAVELVAEHGYKLMPYYRFDQAHGVWLYQNRRMPISVSLEDISYESGEFQIPANKLGKEEQPLSHFMALAEQELTRGSRDGEIYTLELPESAEALRWFSLPQDENSEVELTA, encoded by the coding sequence ATGCAACGACTGATTGATTACATCAACCAGGCCGTCATTGGTGAACGGCAGCAGATTGAAACCTCCTTTGGTGTTAAGCCATTGGTTTATGCGGATTACACTGCCTCTGGCCGCTCACTGGATTTCATTGAAAACTTTATCCAGCAACGAGTAATGCCTTATTACGCCAATACTCATACTGAGACTTCCTACACCGGTATGCAGACTACCCTGCTGCGTGAGCAGGCTCGCGATATCATCAAGAAGTCTTTGAACTGTGGTGAAGATGACCTGGTTATTTTCTGTGGCCCGGGAGCTACCGCAGCAGTTAACAAGATGATTGATGTCCTCAATATGCGTCTGCCGGCTAATCTCAACGATGAATATGGATTTCTGGACCAGATTCCGGCTGAGAAACGCCCGGTTGTGTTTATCGGTCCTTACGAGCACCACTCCAATGAGCTGCCATGGCGCGAGAGTATTGCCGATGTGGTAACTATTCCGCTGAAGCACAGTGGTGCAATGGATCTCGAGAAGTTGGAAGAAGAGCTGGTTCGCTATAAAGATCGTCCGCTGAAGATCGGCAGCTTCTCTGCGGCTTCCAACGTGACCGGTCTGAAAACCGATGTGGATACTATCGCCAAGCTGTTGCACAACCACGGCGCCATCTCCTTCTGGGACTATGCGGCGGCGTCTCCTTATGTTGGCATCGATATGAACGGCGATGAAGGCGCTTACAAAGACGCTGTGTTTATCTCCCCGCACAAATTTGTTGGCGGTCCGGGTACTCCTGGCGTTCTGGTTGTGAAAAAACAACTGCTGACCAACCGCGTGCCGGCAATTGTAGGTGGCGGTACCGTGAAATATGTGACTCCCGAAGATCACCTGTATGCCGATCACCTTGAGCGTCGTGAAGAGGGTGGTACCCCGGCGGTTATTGAGTCCATCCGTACCGGTCTGGTATTCCAGCTGCAGGCGGCTGTGGGCACCAAAGAGATCGAACATCGTGAGCACGATTTTGTGACCCGTGCTATCGCTCGCTGGCGCAATAACCCGAATATTGAAATTCTGGGCTGCCCGGATGCCGAGCGCCTGTCCATTATCTCCCTGCAACTGAAGCACAAAGGCAAGTACCTGCACTACGGTTTTGTCGTAGCGCTGCTCAACGACCTGTTTGGTGTTCAGTCTCGCGGTGGTTGTTCCTGTGCCGGTCCTTACGGCCATGAACTGCTTGGTATGGATATGGAATACAGCAAGGCGCTGGAAGCGGAAATGACCAATGGCCTGATGGTAATGCGTCCGGGCTGGGTGAGAATGAACTTCAACTACTTCATTGATGAAGAGACTTTTGAGTACATTCTGCGTGCGGTTGAGCTGGTCGCTGAACACGGCTATAAGCTGATGCCATACTACCGCTTTGATCAGGCCCACGGCGTTTGGTTGTACCAAAACCGTCGCATGCCGATTTCTGTAAGTCTTGAGGACATCAGCTACGAGTCTGGTGAGTTCCAGATTCCTGCCAACAAGTTGGGCAAAGAAGAACAGCCGCTGTCACACTTTATGGCGCTGGCTGAGCAGGAGCTGACTCGTGGCAGTCGCGATGGCGAGATTTACACTCTGGAGCTGCCGGAAAGTGCCGAAGCGTTGCGTTGGTTCAGTTTGCCTCAGGATGAAAATAGCGAAGTGGAACTGACTGCGTGA
- a CDS encoding sulfite exporter TauE/SafE family protein, with the protein MELAVGAIVGLVLGMTGAGGAVFAVPLFMLLLGYSTSHAAGMSLGVVSISAMVGVATRLPQKLICWRTAAAMIAGGALLAPVGRWLSMQLDERLKLVGFSLLALFIAVRMILQARSHRKAVKNDQPLPQQREVSWSILALTGAATGLLSGLFGVGGGFFVVPILTLFVGMAMKRAAATSLLVISVVSTVGFGSHLMLQPMSDWSVLLEITAGAVTGMIIGTLVTRWVSGPKLQEIFATCVVGLVSITLVQEFL; encoded by the coding sequence GTGGAATTAGCAGTTGGTGCTATTGTCGGCCTGGTATTGGGCATGACAGGCGCGGGCGGTGCCGTATTTGCGGTACCGCTTTTTATGTTGCTACTCGGGTACAGCACCAGTCATGCGGCGGGAATGTCGCTGGGTGTAGTGAGTATCAGTGCCATGGTTGGTGTGGCAACCCGTCTGCCGCAAAAGTTGATCTGCTGGCGCACAGCGGCGGCTATGATTGCCGGAGGTGCGTTACTGGCGCCAGTGGGACGTTGGTTGTCCATGCAGCTGGACGAGCGTTTAAAGCTTGTTGGATTCTCGTTGCTGGCGCTGTTTATTGCTGTTCGGATGATTCTGCAGGCGCGCAGTCATCGCAAAGCGGTGAAAAATGACCAGCCACTGCCCCAGCAGCGCGAAGTTAGCTGGAGTATTTTGGCGTTGACCGGTGCTGCAACCGGGCTGCTGTCTGGGTTATTTGGAGTTGGTGGCGGCTTTTTCGTGGTGCCGATTCTGACGTTGTTTGTCGGAATGGCCATGAAGCGTGCCGCCGCGACGTCACTGCTGGTTATTTCAGTGGTGAGCACCGTGGGTTTTGGTTCTCACTTAATGTTGCAGCCAATGAGCGACTGGTCGGTGCTGTTGGAAATCACCGCTGGTGCAGTGACAGGTATGATTATTGGCACGCTGGTTACTCGATGGGTATCAGGGCCTAAATTGCAGGAAATTTTTGCCACCTGCGTGGTCGGCTTGGTTTCAATTACATTAGTACAAGAATTTTTATAA
- a CDS encoding MBL fold metallo-hydrolase, translated as MLFRQLFDEVSYTYTYLIADRDSGKALLIDPVLEKVDLYLNLLKELELTLDSTVETHVHADHVTAAGKLREATGCTVIQGEKSAAEGVDQRIHDGDVISVGSIDLKVLYTPGHTDDSYCFLLENNGQNYLFTGDTLFIRGTGRTDFQHGDSADHFNSITTKLLSLPEETLVYPGHDYKGMTVSTIGEEKRFNPRLQVSDAEGYAEIMDSLNLPKPKLIDVAVPANLKLGME; from the coding sequence ATGTTATTCCGTCAATTGTTCGATGAGGTTTCCTATACCTACACTTACCTGATTGCCGATCGCGATAGCGGTAAAGCGCTGTTGATTGATCCGGTATTGGAAAAAGTGGATTTGTATCTCAATCTGCTGAAAGAGTTGGAATTGACTCTGGATAGCACCGTGGAAACCCATGTTCACGCAGACCATGTAACGGCCGCTGGCAAATTGCGTGAGGCCACCGGTTGTACAGTAATTCAAGGTGAAAAGTCTGCCGCTGAAGGAGTGGACCAACGCATTCACGACGGTGATGTGATCTCTGTCGGCAGCATTGACCTGAAGGTGTTGTACACCCCGGGCCATACCGACGATTCCTACTGCTTCCTGCTGGAAAATAACGGACAGAACTATTTGTTTACCGGAGATACCCTGTTTATTCGCGGTACCGGGCGTACCGACTTCCAGCATGGTGATTCTGCCGATCATTTTAATTCCATCACCACCAAGTTGCTCTCCTTACCGGAAGAGACTCTGGTATATCCGGGGCACGACTACAAAGGTATGACGGTTAGCACCATCGGTGAAGAGAAGCGCTTTAATCCGCGTCTGCAGGTTAGCGATGCAGAAGGTTATGCCGAAATTATGGATAGCCTCAACTTGCCAAAACCAAAACTGATTGATGTGGCTGTTCCTGCTAACCTGAAGTTGGGAATGGAATAA
- a CDS encoding gamma-glutamyl-gamma-aminobutyrate hydrolase family protein (Members of this family of hydrolases with an active site Cys residue belong to MEROPS family C26.) — MAKILVFQHVPYEPLGLLDPLLREHRHRIRYINFARTDAEIPPLKNYGGLIVLGGPMNIGEEHQYPHLELEKQALREALELELPILGICLGAQLLASALGARVYRIEKPEIGWHELHRTDRGSTDPVACHFEKTEQIFQWHGYTFELPKTAELLLQGQNCVNQAFRAGHNAYGFQFHLEACQQLIRRWVNLPAHKDELATLGGVTAQQIKEATTEHLPRSQQLANQVFGAFVNLLPAVRRQHQIGSR; from the coding sequence ATGGCAAAGATACTGGTTTTTCAGCACGTTCCTTATGAGCCGCTCGGACTGCTCGACCCGCTATTGCGAGAACACCGTCATCGCATTCGGTATATCAACTTTGCCCGAACCGATGCAGAAATTCCGCCTCTTAAAAATTACGGTGGACTGATTGTATTAGGTGGCCCGATGAATATCGGTGAAGAGCATCAATACCCACACCTCGAACTTGAAAAACAGGCACTCAGGGAAGCGCTGGAATTAGAGCTTCCAATACTGGGTATCTGCCTTGGAGCACAACTACTGGCCAGCGCACTGGGGGCGAGAGTTTATCGAATAGAAAAGCCAGAGATTGGCTGGCATGAGCTACATCGCACTGATAGAGGGTCTACCGATCCTGTCGCCTGCCATTTCGAAAAAACCGAACAGATATTTCAGTGGCACGGTTATACATTTGAGCTGCCCAAAACTGCCGAGCTTTTATTACAGGGTCAGAACTGCGTTAATCAGGCCTTTCGGGCTGGCCACAATGCCTATGGCTTTCAATTTCACCTGGAAGCATGCCAACAATTAATTCGACGCTGGGTAAATCTTCCCGCTCACAAAGACGAGCTGGCAACTCTGGGCGGGGTTACCGCACAACAGATCAAAGAGGCTACCACCGAACATTTACCTCGCAGCCAGCAACTGGCCAACCAGGTATTTGGAGCCTTTGTTAATTTGCTGCCAGCTGTTCGTCGGCAGCATCAAATTGGCTCTCGCTAG
- a CDS encoding MFS transporter — protein MNPGVLALSLCQALLTTGNVLLVSVTALIGQWLAPDEALITFPVAMQFLGLMCATIPASFIMDKVGRKRGFVLGNIVGILGAICCIRALYTEAFALLCVGTFMLGIGIGFGTLYRFAAVELSDKGQQVRAISIVMAGGVLAAIAGPNLAVYSQSLVADTPFVGAFWGLLVLYMLAITVLIFVRFPARRTDHADEVTRPLMEIIRQPVFIVSVLVAMVSYTVMNLLMTATPLAMTGCGFSFQQAAGVIQLHVLGMFIPGFFTGKLIARFGTIPMITVGGLLLLACISINLNGQSQWHFSAALLLLGVGWAFMFISATHMVTGSYRDSEKPKTQATNEFLIFSMVALSAQASGWLEASLGWERMNLICIPVVVLVIAVVLFVGSRARPVNASG, from the coding sequence ATGAACCCGGGTGTATTGGCACTTTCACTTTGTCAGGCGTTGTTAACCACTGGCAATGTACTGCTGGTTTCAGTCACGGCGCTTATTGGCCAATGGCTGGCGCCCGATGAAGCATTGATCACTTTTCCAGTGGCAATGCAGTTTCTGGGCTTGATGTGCGCCACCATTCCCGCCTCATTTATCATGGATAAAGTGGGTCGCAAGCGTGGTTTTGTGTTGGGCAACATAGTCGGAATACTCGGTGCGATTTGCTGTATTCGGGCTTTGTACACAGAGGCCTTTGCTCTTTTGTGTGTTGGGACCTTTATGTTGGGAATTGGCATTGGCTTTGGCACCCTATATCGCTTTGCAGCGGTAGAGTTGAGTGATAAGGGGCAGCAGGTGAGAGCCATCTCCATTGTCATGGCCGGAGGTGTTCTGGCGGCTATCGCCGGGCCAAACCTGGCGGTATACAGTCAGAGCCTGGTTGCCGATACACCTTTTGTGGGGGCGTTCTGGGGCTTGTTGGTTCTCTACATGCTGGCCATTACGGTTTTGATATTTGTACGTTTTCCAGCACGTAGAACCGACCATGCTGATGAAGTGACTCGACCATTGATGGAAATTATCAGGCAGCCTGTATTTATAGTATCGGTACTGGTGGCGATGGTCAGTTACACAGTGATGAACCTTTTGATGACGGCAACACCTTTGGCGATGACGGGTTGTGGGTTCAGTTTTCAGCAGGCCGCGGGAGTGATCCAGTTGCATGTTTTGGGAATGTTTATTCCCGGCTTCTTTACCGGCAAGCTGATTGCCCGCTTCGGAACAATACCTATGATCACAGTTGGTGGCTTGCTGTTGCTGGCTTGTATTTCCATCAACCTGAATGGCCAGAGCCAGTGGCATTTTTCTGCTGCGCTTCTGCTGTTGGGGGTTGGCTGGGCGTTTATGTTTATCAGCGCCACCCATATGGTGACCGGGTCATATCGTGATTCAGAAAAGCCAAAAACACAGGCAACAAATGAATTCCTGATATTCAGTATGGTGGCCTTGTCGGCACAGGCATCGGGTTGGTTGGAGGCATCGCTTGGTTGGGAGCGAATGAATTTAATCTGTATACCTGTGGTGGTTCTGGTGATTGCGGTGGTGTTGTTTGTCGGCTCCAGGGCAAGACCCGTGAACGCCAGCGGCTGA
- a CDS encoding TlpA disulfide reductase family protein: MTNRLIRWLMPLCLIAASQFAIGGERKLDTNLQAAYLDASLTRPDGSRFTLADYLGKKPVYLKIWASWCAPCRQQMPQFQKSYEQYGDQIEFIGVNLDLNDSAEAIDDLVEQLQLTLPMAADNLGELAAAFNTLETPDHILLDKQGRILHRSHDATPALERKLASLTQNANNGTVDLKLTSNRPQALFFTIAWCDQYFQESHPAMAQSCIQAQAAINALQLRHPELDWTGVLSPLWTNPEMLSDYRERHRVNHPLVIDNGQRTFHRFAVKDAPTLLITHRGREVLRVSNPSQVDQLSQQLSELKPKLAP; encoded by the coding sequence ATGACAAATAGATTGATTCGATGGTTGATGCCGCTCTGCCTAATCGCAGCATCTCAATTCGCAATTGGTGGTGAGAGAAAGCTCGACACTAACCTGCAGGCAGCCTACCTCGACGCCTCGCTCACTCGGCCGGATGGCAGCCGGTTTACCCTAGCAGATTACTTGGGCAAAAAACCAGTCTACCTGAAAATCTGGGCCAGTTGGTGCGCGCCCTGTCGGCAGCAGATGCCCCAGTTCCAAAAGAGCTACGAGCAGTATGGCGACCAGATTGAGTTTATCGGCGTCAACCTCGACTTGAACGACAGCGCCGAGGCGATTGATGATCTAGTGGAGCAGCTTCAACTGACACTACCCATGGCCGCAGACAACCTGGGCGAGCTGGCGGCGGCTTTTAACACTCTGGAAACCCCCGATCACATCCTGCTCGACAAGCAGGGACGAATCCTCCACCGGAGTCACGATGCCACCCCTGCGCTGGAGCGAAAGCTGGCGTCACTTACCCAAAATGCCAACAATGGCACTGTCGATCTGAAACTCACCAGCAACCGTCCACAGGCGCTGTTTTTTACCATTGCCTGGTGCGATCAATATTTTCAGGAATCACACCCGGCAATGGCACAGAGCTGCATTCAGGCTCAGGCAGCCATCAACGCCCTGCAACTGCGCCACCCGGAACTGGACTGGACAGGAGTGCTGTCACCTCTGTGGACCAACCCCGAGATGCTGTCAGACTACCGCGAGCGCCATAGGGTCAACCACCCGCTTGTGATCGATAACGGCCAGCGTACATTTCACCGGTTCGCAGTGAAAGATGCGCCAACCCTGCTGATTACTCATCGCGGCCGAGAGGTTCTTCGAGTGTCAAACCCTAGCCAAGTGGACCAGCTTTCCCAGCAATTGTCCGAGCTCAAACCCAAGCTCGCCCCCTGA
- a CDS encoding helix-turn-helix transcriptional regulator has product MRQLEPHIERLANASYPLGLQWFPAAPLLRRFVCHYWLLRRADNGRCQHELLHPENGSGIVFHLGGRLVIDGESWQETVVYTGSHTRTLPLEMSGEVQAFGVRFKPGGAAALSGAVVELKNQYALLSELGCGGVSALHQQLAEASSAQEMVVRVESWLLRHLRSDYELASPVMEALGFMADARGMVGIESVAEQLSLGRRSLERMFRNSLGITPKECTNAYRIGEARHLLMSSTESGADIANQLGYSDQAHFIRQFRQVVGLTPSQYRQRDRCQPSGESESGAVFRRPTTIALARLIRSHNEVSTTADT; this is encoded by the coding sequence TTGCGACAGCTTGAACCACACATCGAACGTCTGGCGAATGCCTCCTATCCGCTAGGCCTGCAATGGTTCCCTGCGGCGCCGCTATTGCGTCGGTTTGTGTGCCACTACTGGCTGTTAAGGCGCGCGGATAATGGCCGCTGCCAACATGAGTTGCTTCACCCGGAGAACGGCTCTGGCATTGTGTTTCATCTGGGTGGGCGACTGGTCATCGATGGTGAGAGTTGGCAAGAGACAGTTGTGTATACTGGTTCGCACACGCGAACATTACCGCTGGAAATGAGCGGTGAAGTGCAGGCTTTTGGGGTGCGTTTTAAACCGGGTGGAGCGGCTGCGCTGTCGGGTGCGGTTGTCGAGTTGAAAAATCAGTATGCGCTGTTGTCGGAATTGGGCTGCGGAGGGGTGAGCGCCCTGCATCAGCAGTTGGCCGAGGCCAGTTCCGCTCAGGAGATGGTGGTGCGGGTTGAGAGTTGGCTGTTGCGGCATTTGCGCAGCGACTACGAGCTGGCATCGCCGGTCATGGAAGCGCTTGGTTTTATGGCTGATGCCCGCGGGATGGTTGGCATTGAAAGCGTAGCGGAGCAGCTGTCGCTTGGCCGGCGTTCGCTGGAAAGGATGTTTCGCAACTCACTGGGCATTACTCCGAAAGAGTGCACCAACGCCTATCGGATAGGCGAGGCGCGGCACCTTTTGATGAGTTCAACAGAATCGGGGGCGGATATTGCCAACCAGTTAGGCTACAGCGATCAGGCGCATTTTATTCGACAGTTCAGGCAGGTAGTGGGGCTGACCCCCAGTCAGTACCGTCAGCGCGATAGGTGTCAGCCTAGCGGCGAGTCTGAGTCTGGCGCAGTTTTCAGGCGGCCTACTACCATTGCCCTGGCCAGGTTGATCCGCAGCCACAATGAGGTCAGCACAACAGCTGACACATGA
- a CDS encoding cytochrome b/b6 domain-containing protein, translating to MSNQQPRWSWDLLVRLIHWSVATLFLANYFFTEPGYELHTNFGWAILGLVILRILWGISFAKGPNHLRNFAPTLTGAQHHLKELKTRQRPQKVGHNPFGTIAIYLMWFGLSAAAFTGWLQDTDWGFDNGADLWHEWIVDGVFLLVVVHVSAVVLTSLWLRINLARAMVVGRLKTAPDSDSPLG from the coding sequence ATGAGTAATCAGCAACCTCGCTGGAGCTGGGATCTTCTGGTGCGACTGATCCACTGGTCAGTCGCTACCCTGTTCCTGGCTAACTATTTTTTCACAGAACCGGGATACGAATTGCACACCAATTTTGGCTGGGCCATTCTCGGCTTGGTGATTTTGCGGATACTTTGGGGCATCAGCTTTGCCAAAGGTCCCAACCACCTGCGCAACTTTGCTCCAACCCTGACTGGTGCCCAGCACCATCTAAAAGAATTGAAAACCCGTCAACGCCCGCAAAAAGTAGGACACAATCCCTTTGGAACTATCGCTATCTACCTGATGTGGTTTGGCCTGAGTGCAGCGGCATTTACAGGCTGGCTACAAGATACCGACTGGGGCTTTGATAATGGCGCCGATCTCTGGCACGAGTGGATTGTAGATGGGGTATTTCTTTTGGTTGTCGTTCATGTGTCAGCTGTTGTGCTGACCTCATTGTGGCTGCGGATCAACCTGGCCAGGGCAATGGTAGTAGGCCGCCTGAAAACTGCGCCAGACTCAGACTCGCCGCTAGGCTGA